The stretch of DNA GCAAACTGCGGCAGAGACTCCAGGTCAGAGTTGGTAACAACGGCAAGGGATCTGTTCATAACCATTCCAAATGAGTTAGCGAAGCTGGCCCTATTTATCGTGGTGTTGTGTGACTTTTTGATTACGGCTAAAAGAACAAATAATGAACGCCGTGAAAATTCAGTCACCGTCAGAACGGATGTGTTGCGCGTAGAAACCGCTTGGGCAGGGGGTGTACAGGAAATAAAAAACCACCCGGCCCGTTAAGGCGAAGGTGGTTTGGGAAAGAAAATCTGGACTTAGCCGACAAACACATCCGGGTCTGGCCCAAGACGTTTGCCGCTGTCGAGCTTCGCAATTTCAGCCAGCTCGTCTTTGTCCAGCCGGAAGTCGAACACCTCAAAGTTTTCGGCAATACGAGCAGGCGTGACCGATTTAGGGATAACCACCAGTCCGCTATCCAGGTGCCAGCGAATCACAACCTGCGCCGGCGTTTTGCCGTATTTTTCCGCTAAATCACGAATGATTTTCTGATCAAACACGCCTTCGCCGCCCTGAGCCAGCGGGCTCCATGACTCGGTCTGAATCTTATGGGTAGCGTTCCACGCATGAATCTGGCGCTGCTGCAGCAGTGGGTGCAGCTCAATCTGGTTAATAACCGGGCTAACGCCGGTTTCGTCGATCAGCCGCTGGAGATGATTAATATTGAAGTTACACACCCCGATACTCTTCACCAGGCCCTCTTTTTGCAGCTCAATCAGCCCTTTCCAGGCTTCGAGGTAGCGATCCTTACTCGGCACCGGCCAGTGCAGCAGGTAGAGATCGACGTAGTCGAGCTGCAGCTTTTCAAGGCTGTCTTCCAGCGCCTGGCGAGGCCGCTGCTGGTCGCTGTTCCATAGCTTTGTAGTAATGAACAGGTCGTCACGCGCAACGCCTGCGCTCTTCAGCGCGGCGCCTACGCCGTCCTCATTTTTGTAGGCGGCGGCGGTGTCAATGGAGCGGTACCCCACCTCCAGCGCTTTCTCAATGGCTGTCCTGACCTGGTCGTTGCTTGCCTGCCAGACACCGAGCCCAAGCTGCGGCATCACGTTGCCATCCTGGAGCTTGATTAAGGTTGGATGAGTCATACGTACCTCCTTAATAGTGCGAAAAACACCGGGCAAGCCCGGTGTAAGTTTTTTATTAAGTCTAGTCGAAACTCAGGCAATGAAAGCCATCACCAGGATTCTCTTAGCGAGCGGCTTCGTAAATGCGGCGGCTAACGTCCAGCGTGATGTCCTGATGTTCACCCAGCTTAGTCATGCCTTTTTCTTCCAGTTTCACCAGCAGAGCGGGGATGGAACTGCCGTCCAGGCCGTAGGCGGACAGGCGAGTCGCGGTGCCCATTTTCTCGAAGAAATTGCGCGTAGCTTCGATAGCAGCATCAATACGTTCGTCTTCGCTGCCGGAAGTGATGTTCCAGACGCGCTCTGCATACTGCAGCAGTTTGGCACGCTTCTCGTTACGTTTTTCATTCATCAGAGAAGGCAGAACCACCGCCAGGGTCTGAGCGTGATCCAGACCGTGCATTGCGGTCAGTTCGTGGCCCAGCATATGGGTTGCCCAGTCCTGCGGCACGCCGGCCCCGATCAGGCCGTTCAGCGCCATCGTCGCGGCCCACATCACGTTCGCACGAACGTCATAGTTTTCCGGATCTTTCAGCGCTTTCGGGCCGTCTTCAACCAGCGTCAGCAGAATGCCTTCGGCAAAACGATCCTGAACTTTGGCGTTAACCGGGTAGGTCAGGTACTGCTCGATGGTGTGAACAAAGGCATCCACCACGCCGTTAGCAACCTGTTTAGGCGGCAGGGTGTAGGTGTAAACCGGATCCAGAACCGCAAAGACAGGCTGTACGAAATCAGACATAAACGCCTGTTTGTCGCCGGTAGAACGGCGGGAAACCACTGCGCCTTTGTTGGACTCGGAGCCGGTGGCCGGCAGCGTCAGTACGGAGCCCATTGGGATCGCGCTTTTCACGTCGTTACCGCGGGTCAGCAGAATGTTCCACGGATCGATATCCTGCGGATAGTGAGCCGCAGCCGCGATGAATTTAGTGCCGTCGAGCACGGAGCCGCCGCCGACTGCCAGCAGGAAAGTCACGTTTTCTTTACGCGCGATTTCCACGGCTTTCATCAGCGTTTCGTAAGACGGGTTAGGTTCGATGCCGCCAAACTCCAGCACGTCGAGGCCTTTCAGCGCGTCTTTAACCTGGCCCAGTACGCCAGTTTTAATCACGCTGCCGCCGCCGTAGGTCACCAGGACGCGAGCGTCCGCTGGGATCTGGTCACGCAGCTCTGCCAGGGAGCCTTTACCAAACAGGATGCGGGTTGGGGTATGAAGATTGAAGTTATTCATGATGGGTTTCCCGTTCGTTAGATGAGTTACATTGCTAAATCTGATGGCGCTTATTGTGGTCCGCCACCCTGTCTCTCTCAATGCATATTCCTGCCTTTATCTTGCCTGTTTCTCCAAACGGCTGGAGAAACCGTAGGATTCATCGCACACTGTAAGCCGGATAAAAGTGCCGTGGAGACGTAAACATGAACCGCCAGGCTATCTGCCAGCAGCTGACGGATAAAATCAATCAGCTGATTTTAAAAGAAAAAAGTGATGTATTTTTTGATGGCGTAAGGCTGATGTACGGCACCAAACCGATGGTACGTACCCCGGTAATGTACGATCCGGGCATTGTTTTTCTCTTTTCAGGCCATAAAACGGGTTATCTCAACGACCGCGTATTCCGCTATGACGCCAACGAATACCTGCTCCTGACGGTGCCTTTGCCCTTTGAGTGCGAAACCTTTGCGACAGCCGACGTGCCGCTCGCGGGGATGCGCGTGAAGGTGGATATTCAGCAGCTGCAGGATTTGCTGATGGACATCGGCGAGGACGACCTGTTCCGGCCTCAGTCCTGCACCGATGGGATCAATTCAGCCGAACTGTCGGAAGAAATTCTTTGCGCCACCGAGCGGTTGTTGGACGTCTTAGAAAGGCCTCTTGATGCCCGGGTGCTGGGCAAACAAATTATCCGCGAGATCCTCTATCACGTGCTGACGGGGCCAAGCGGCGGGGCGCTGTTGGCGCTGGTTAGCCGCCAGACTCATTTTAGCCTCATCAGCCGGGTGCTGCGTCGGATTGAAAACCAGTACACCGAAAACCTGTCGGTAGACCAGCTGGCGGCCGAGGCTAACATGAGCGTGTCGGCGTTCCATCATAACTTTAAGTCGGTGACCAGCACCTCGCCGCTGCAATACCTGAAAAGCTATCGCCTGCATAAGGCAAGAATGTTAATGCTGCATGACGGTATGAAGGCAAGCGCGGCGGCTATTCGCGTCGGCTATGAAAGCGCTTCGCAGTTTAGCCGGGAGTTTAAGCGCTATTTTGGCGTGACGCCGGGGGAAGACATGGCGCGGATGCGGGTGATTTAAGGCGGTGATTGCAAAGAGCGAATAAGCCATTCTTATCCGCTCTGGCTGAATCAAGGACGATTACGCGGCGCTAACTTTTTTTTTCAACACCACAAACAGCGTGCCGACAAGGCCAAAAATCAGCAGGGCAACGGGCAGGATCATCAGGAAGGTCATGACCTGATCTTCATGACGCTTAACAAAGGGGATCATGCTGAGCGCATAGCCCAGGCTGGTAACAACGCCCACCCACAGCAGCCCGCTCAGCCAGTTAAATAACTGAAAACGACGGTTGCTGAGGCCCGAAATGCCCGCCATGGTTGGCAGCAGCGTACGAACAAAGGCCAGGAAGCGGCCAGCGAGCAGCGCCAGCAGGCCGTGGCGGTCAAACATCTGCGTGGCGCGCTGGTGGTACTGGGTTGGCAGTTGTGCAAGCCAGCCTTTCACGGTACGGGTATTGCCGAGCCAGCGGCCTTGTAAATAGCTCAGCCAGCAGCCGAGGCTTGCGGCAACGGTAAGAATAACCAACGTTGGAACAAATCCCATTACCCCTTTCGCTATTAGCGCGCCCGCGAGCAGCAGCAGGCTATCTCCCGGCAAAAACGAAGCGGGAAGCAGCCCATTTTCCAGAAAAAGCGTTGCGAACATAACGCAATAAACAACACCAATAACGTGGGGGTCGGCCAGCGCGGCAAAATCGTGATGCCAGAGCGCCTCGACAATATTTTTTATAACAGCCATGGGTATTCCTGTGGAACCGCTTATTGAGCTTGCCTGAGTATTGCTCCCGCAACTTAGGCTCACCTTAATTTCTACACATTGTACCGCTAAAATGCCGGCGACACCTTGATCCCAGGCTCAACAAAACGCCGATGATGGCAAAAAAACGCTCCACGGTTACCGCTAAACGGAAATTTTAGGCAATGCGCTGGAAACCTACTTCCAGATCGGCAATCAGATCGTCCACGTTTTCCAGGCCAATATGCAGGCGAACCAGGGTACCGCTGAAGTCGACGCCGCCTGCGGGGCGGATCTCAGCCAGTTCATCAGGCTGATTAGCGAGAATAAGCGATTCATAACCGCCCCAGGAATAGGCCATGCTGAAATGCTCGAAATGATTGAGGTACCGTGCATACTCTTCATCGCTGAGCCGTTTTTTCAGCACAAACGAGAACAGCCCGCTGCTGCCTGTAAAGTCACGTTTCCAGTATTCATGCCCTTTACTTCCGGGAAGTGCCGGATGATTCACTCTTTCTACCTGAGGATGCCCGGCCAGCCATTCGGCCACTTGTAGGCTGCTTTCATGGTGCTGACGCAGACGAACGCCCAGCGTGCGAATACCTCGGCTTGTCATATAAGCGGTATCCGCATCCAGCATTTGCCCCATCAGGTAGGCATTCTCGCGCAGCCGATCCCAACATCGGGCATTGGATACCGCGGTGCCGACCATCGCATCCGAATGGCCAATCAGGTATTTGGTGCCCGCCTGAATAGAAATATCGATACCGAACTCCAGCGCCTTAAACA from Cedecea neteri encodes:
- the metC gene encoding cystathionine beta-lyase, with the translated sequence MAEKHIETTLVNAGRSKKFTQGSVNSVIQRASSLVFESVEAKKQATANRAKGELFYGRRGTLTHFSLQEAMCELEGGAGCALFPCGAAAVANTILAFVEQGDHVLVTETAYEPTQDFCTKILSKLGVSTSWFAPDIGAGIADLIQPNTKVVFLESPGSITMEVHDIPAIVAAVRRVAPDAIIMIDNTWAAGVLFKALEFGIDISIQAGTKYLIGHSDAMVGTAVSNARCWDRLRENAYLMGQMLDADTAYMTSRGIRTLGVRLRQHHESSLQVAEWLAGHPQVERVNHPALPGSKGHEYWKRDFTGSSGLFSFVLKKRLSDEEYARYLNHFEHFSMAYSWGGYESLILANQPDELAEIRPAGGVDFSGTLVRLHIGLENVDDLIADLEVGFQRIA
- the dkgA gene encoding 2,5-didehydrogluconate reductase DkgA, which produces MTHPTLIKLQDGNVMPQLGLGVWQASNDQVRTAIEKALEVGYRSIDTAAAYKNEDGVGAALKSAGVARDDLFITTKLWNSDQQRPRQALEDSLEKLQLDYVDLYLLHWPVPSKDRYLEAWKGLIELQKEGLVKSIGVCNFNINHLQRLIDETGVSPVINQIELHPLLQQRQIHAWNATHKIQTESWSPLAQGGEGVFDQKIIRDLAEKYGKTPAQVVIRWHLDSGLVVIPKSVTPARIAENFEVFDFRLDKDELAEIAKLDSGKRLGPDPDVFVG
- a CDS encoding AraC family transcriptional regulator yields the protein MNRQAICQQLTDKINQLILKEKSDVFFDGVRLMYGTKPMVRTPVMYDPGIVFLFSGHKTGYLNDRVFRYDANEYLLLTVPLPFECETFATADVPLAGMRVKVDIQQLQDLLMDIGEDDLFRPQSCTDGINSAELSEEILCATERLLDVLERPLDARVLGKQIIREILYHVLTGPSGGALLALVSRQTHFSLISRVLRRIENQYTENLSVDQLAAEANMSVSAFHHNFKSVTSTSPLQYLKSYRLHKARMLMLHDGMKASAAAIRVGYESASQFSREFKRYFGVTPGEDMARMRVI
- the yghB gene encoding DedA family general envelope maintenance protein YghB, with translation MAVIKNIVEALWHHDFAALADPHVIGVVYCVMFATLFLENGLLPASFLPGDSLLLLAGALIAKGVMGFVPTLVILTVAASLGCWLSYLQGRWLGNTRTVKGWLAQLPTQYHQRATQMFDRHGLLALLAGRFLAFVRTLLPTMAGISGLSNRRFQLFNWLSGLLWVGVVTSLGYALSMIPFVKRHEDQVMTFLMILPVALLIFGLVGTLFVVLKKKVSAA
- the yqhD gene encoding alcohol dehydrogenase, whose translation is MNNFNLHTPTRILFGKGSLAELRDQIPADARVLVTYGGGSVIKTGVLGQVKDALKGLDVLEFGGIEPNPSYETLMKAVEIARKENVTFLLAVGGGSVLDGTKFIAAAAHYPQDIDPWNILLTRGNDVKSAIPMGSVLTLPATGSESNKGAVVSRRSTGDKQAFMSDFVQPVFAVLDPVYTYTLPPKQVANGVVDAFVHTIEQYLTYPVNAKVQDRFAEGILLTLVEDGPKALKDPENYDVRANVMWAATMALNGLIGAGVPQDWATHMLGHELTAMHGLDHAQTLAVVLPSLMNEKRNEKRAKLLQYAERVWNITSGSEDERIDAAIEATRNFFEKMGTATRLSAYGLDGSSIPALLVKLEEKGMTKLGEHQDITLDVSRRIYEAAR